One Helicobacter sp. MIT 05-5293 genomic region harbors:
- a CDS encoding phosphoethanolamine transferase, which translates to MIGNILSKILQNPFYDKRFFRTFLATFALNFIVLFFSHYIVLQAHFDMYYMLSFIYRIIMFFVSYIALFYLIYLLHFYFLQNFLLGIILLGSVVCYVVEIFLLYTFDTPLNSYLIIVFLETNLQESIEFLHTYFNLTFCLICIASFLVVWGIYRLNPPPLHTLRSLKWIYAFLFLLVIGAHVAHLRPSSPMLRYSDILYHTFHSFHRALSKTQAFIEEYKTLNAKFDSLSSTLQVEKAENPIDNIVLIIGESTQRNKLSLYGYPLPTTPLLDQLKHTKPENLIVFNDVIAPHAQTHESLSLSLTFANQDSQGIATLQDETSQSTQKEWYEYLNIIDAFKLGGYETLSISNQEGVSLFGNAAASILKRADRVEFVNVGDSLDLTKHDGALLPMLQLYLSPPPTENRFIVLHLMGSHARYESRYPVDFKYFHSENVIAPTFAHKSTLAAYLNSVLYGDFVISEIIKQFKDSDSLVLFLSDHGEEVYDFRDFIGHSDSKISRFMVEIPFIIYVSDTFINKHPMLYERIQQAKDQRYMNDDLIHTLLDIAGISLKGYEPQRSIISLDKSLLDKRMRKVGDKSNLKDYDKELMQIPTPKQENLEH; encoded by the coding sequence ATGATAGGGAATATTTTAAGCAAGATACTGCAAAATCCATTTTATGATAAACGATTTTTTCGGACATTTTTAGCCACCTTTGCACTTAACTTTATTGTGCTATTTTTCTCACATTATATAGTGCTACAAGCACATTTTGATATGTATTATATGTTAAGTTTTATATACAGAATAATAATGTTTTTTGTAAGCTATATCGCGTTATTTTATCTCATTTATTTGCTTCATTTTTATTTCTTACAAAATTTTCTCTTAGGTATTATTCTGCTAGGCAGTGTAGTATGCTATGTTGTAGAGATATTTTTACTCTATACCTTTGATACACCGCTTAATTCGTATCTTATCATCGTATTTTTAGAGACAAATCTCCAAGAGAGCATAGAATTTTTACATACATACTTCAATCTTACATTTTGTCTCATTTGTATTGCTTCATTTCTTGTTGTATGGGGTATTTATAGGCTTAATCCCCCACCTTTGCATACTTTACGCTCTTTGAAATGGATATATGCTTTTTTATTTTTGCTTGTCATAGGTGCTCATGTTGCACACTTGCGTCCATCAAGCCCTATGTTACGCTATTCTGACATACTCTATCATACATTTCACTCATTTCATCGCGCTTTGAGTAAGACTCAAGCTTTCATTGAAGAATACAAAACATTGAATGCCAAGTTCGATAGCCTCTCTTCAACACTTCAAGTAGAAAAAGCAGAAAATCCTATTGATAATATCGTGCTGATTATCGGAGAATCTACTCAAAGAAACAAACTAAGTCTTTATGGTTATCCTTTACCTACAACGCCACTTTTAGATCAACTCAAGCACACAAAACCAGAGAATCTTATTGTCTTTAATGATGTGATTGCTCCTCATGCTCAAACGCATGAATCTCTCTCACTTTCCCTCACTTTTGCCAATCAAGATTCTCAAGGCATAGCGACATTGCAAGATGAAACATCTCAATCCACACAAAAGGAATGGTATGAATATCTCAATATCATTGATGCCTTTAAACTCGGAGGCTATGAGACCTTAAGTATCTCCAATCAGGAGGGAGTTTCTCTCTTTGGTAATGCCGCTGCAAGTATCCTTAAGAGGGCTGATAGGGTAGAGTTTGTGAATGTGGGCGATAGTCTTGATTTGACCAAACACGATGGGGCATTGCTCCCCATGCTTCAGTTATACTTATCCCCCCCCCCCACAGAAAATCGCTTTATAGTTTTGCACCTTATGGGCAGTCATGCGCGTTATGAAAGTCGCTATCCGGTAGATTTTAAATATTTCCATAGTGAGAATGTAATCGCGCCCACATTTGCCCATAAATCCACACTAGCAGCCTATCTCAACTCCGTTCTCTATGGGGATTTTGTCATCAGTGAGATTATTAAACAATTTAAAGATTCTGATTCTTTGGTGTTATTTTTGAGCGATCATGGAGAAGAAGTCTATGACTTTAGAGACTTCATCGGACATTCAGATTCTAAAATCTCGCGTTTTATGGTTGAAATCCCCTTTATCATCTATGTAAGCGATACTTTTATAAACAAACACCCTATGCTTTATGAGAGAATCCAACAAGCCAAAGACCAACGCTATATGAATGATGATTTAATCCATACTCTGCTTGATATAGCAGGGATCAGCCTTAAGGGCTATGAGCCACAAAGAAGTATTATAAGCCTTGATAAAAGCCTCTTAGATAAAAGAATGCGTAAAGTAGGAGATAAAAGTAATCTAAAAGATTATGATAAGGAATTGATGCAAATACCCACACCAAAACAAGAGAATCTGGAGCATTGA